A genomic region of Christiangramia sp. OXR-203 contains the following coding sequences:
- a CDS encoding DUF1206 domain-containing protein, whose product MSSKKKNFARFGMAAKGAVYCLIGVLTAMAAFGQGGQKSGSKGALQYLAQQSYGQVLLVVMGIGLLGYVFWRMYQVFYNPGEFEDNLKGYGKRIGYFISGLIYGGLAYYSFKLAFGSSSSGGSGGMMGGIMSGSNGDTIAIIIGIGMAIKAIYDLYRAYSGKFREEVEEAGMDQKEQKLLINAGKFGHTARGLVLGLMAYLTLKSGLSSGSNVKTQTDAFSYIQAEFGSVALGIVAIGLVGYGVYMLIKAKYPSITVASLR is encoded by the coding sequence ATGAGTAGTAAGAAAAAGAATTTTGCGCGGTTTGGAATGGCTGCGAAAGGTGCAGTTTATTGCCTAATCGGAGTGTTAACAGCAATGGCTGCGTTTGGTCAGGGCGGACAAAAATCGGGAAGTAAGGGTGCATTACAATACTTAGCACAACAGTCATACGGGCAGGTTTTACTTGTAGTTATGGGAATCGGACTTCTTGGATATGTATTTTGGAGAATGTACCAGGTATTTTATAACCCAGGAGAGTTTGAAGACAATCTAAAAGGTTATGGAAAGCGGATAGGATATTTTATTAGCGGACTCATCTATGGTGGTTTGGCTTATTACTCTTTCAAATTGGCTTTCGGTAGTAGTAGTTCAGGTGGTTCTGGCGGAATGATGGGTGGAATCATGTCTGGTTCTAACGGAGATACGATCGCTATCATTATTGGTATAGGTATGGCAATAAAAGCTATCTATGACTTGTATCGGGCATACTCTGGAAAATTCCGAGAGGAAGTGGAAGAAGCAGGAATGGATCAAAAAGAGCAGAAGTTGCTTATTAATGCCGGTAAATTTGGACATACCGCCAGAGGACTAGTTTTAGGTCTTATGGCTTATTTAACATTGAAGTCCGGACTTTCCAGTGGTAGCAATGTTAAAACTCAAACCGATGCATTTAGTTATATTCAGGCAGAATTTGGTTCGGTTGCATTAGGTATAGTTGCCATAGGTCTGGTAGGTTATGGAGTTTATATGCTAATAAAAGCAAAATATCCTTCTATTACTGTAGCCAGTCTTAGATAG
- the mgrA gene encoding L-glyceraldehyde 3-phosphate reductase produces MSNYKAADSRYDTMEYRRCGKSGLKLPLLSLGLWHNFGDNDDQDNAREILHTAFDNGITHFDLANNYGPPYGSAESNFGKFFKQDFKQYRDELIISSKAGWDMWPGPYGNFGSRKYLIASLDQSLQRMGLDYVDIFYHHRPDPETPLEETMGALDQIVRDGKALYVGISQYNAEDTAKAAKILKELKTPFIIHQPRYNMIDRWVENGLMDTLEQNGLGSIVFSPLEQGILTGKYLNGIPKNSRAAKEGSYLDKSQITEEVVSQIQQLNELAEKREQSLAQMAVAWLLKDERVTSVLVGVSRKSQLEDNLKAIKNIHFSTEELKEIDNILNF; encoded by the coding sequence ATGAGTAATTATAAAGCAGCAGACTCCAGGTATGATACTATGGAGTATCGAAGATGTGGTAAAAGTGGTTTAAAGTTGCCTTTACTTTCCTTGGGTCTCTGGCATAATTTCGGAGATAATGATGATCAGGACAATGCGCGGGAAATACTTCATACCGCATTTGATAATGGAATTACGCATTTTGACTTGGCTAACAATTACGGCCCGCCATACGGTTCTGCTGAAAGTAACTTCGGAAAGTTCTTTAAGCAGGATTTTAAGCAATATAGAGATGAGCTCATCATTTCTTCCAAAGCCGGATGGGATATGTGGCCCGGACCTTATGGAAATTTTGGTTCCAGAAAGTACCTGATCGCGAGTTTAGATCAATCCCTGCAAAGAATGGGTCTTGATTATGTAGATATCTTTTATCATCACAGGCCAGACCCGGAAACCCCTTTGGAAGAAACCATGGGTGCTCTGGACCAAATCGTAAGAGATGGAAAAGCTTTATACGTTGGTATTTCACAATATAATGCTGAAGACACGGCCAAAGCCGCCAAGATTCTGAAGGAGCTTAAAACGCCATTTATAATTCATCAGCCCCGTTACAATATGATCGATCGCTGGGTTGAAAATGGATTAATGGATACTCTGGAACAAAACGGACTTGGAAGTATTGTCTTTTCTCCTCTTGAACAAGGTATTTTAACTGGCAAATATCTTAATGGGATTCCGAAGAATTCAAGAGCTGCTAAAGAAGGTAGTTATCTGGATAAATCACAAATTACAGAAGAAGTTGTTTCACAAATTCAGCAGCTGAACGAGTTAGCTGAAAAACGTGAACAAAGTCTTGCGCAAATGGCTGTAGCATGGCTTCTAAAAGATGAAAGAGTAACGTCTGTCTTAGTTGGTGTTAGTAGAAAGTCTCAGTTAGAGGACAACCTGAAAGCTATCAAAAATATTCATTTTAGTACAGAAGAACTAAAGGAAATAGACAATATTCTCAATTTTTGA
- a CDS encoding type I phosphomannose isomerase catalytic subunit — MVDYPIKFRPILQEKIWGGNKLRDILNKKTDKENVGESWEISGVKGFISEVSNGSEEGKKLTDLIKEYNAELMGEEIYKRFGDDFPLLIKFIDAKTDLSVQLHPNDALAKQRHDSFGKTEMWYVMQADEGSKLNIGFNKNTNKEEYVNNLENKKILDILNFEEVDKGDSVFINTGKVHAIGGGILLAEIQQTSDITYRIYDWDRVDNEGNSRELHTELALDAIDFEKKDDYKLEYEHVENQSSEIASCEYFTTNYLPVKGKLTKNLSNLDSFVIYMCVSGEAKITIGSNSEELEAGESVLIPANTNEVEISAESAELLEVYIK, encoded by the coding sequence ATGGTTGATTATCCTATTAAATTCAGACCAATACTTCAGGAAAAGATATGGGGCGGGAACAAGCTTCGTGATATTCTGAATAAAAAGACCGATAAGGAGAATGTAGGTGAAAGCTGGGAGATTTCCGGGGTAAAAGGCTTTATATCTGAAGTTAGTAATGGTTCAGAAGAAGGAAAAAAACTAACAGATCTTATTAAGGAGTATAATGCAGAATTAATGGGGGAGGAGATTTATAAAAGATTTGGAGATGATTTTCCGCTGCTTATCAAGTTTATTGATGCTAAGACAGATCTTTCTGTTCAACTACATCCTAATGATGCATTGGCTAAGCAAAGACATGATTCCTTTGGGAAAACCGAAATGTGGTATGTGATGCAGGCCGATGAAGGTTCTAAATTGAATATTGGTTTTAATAAGAATACCAATAAAGAAGAATATGTAAATAATCTCGAAAACAAGAAAATTCTCGATATTCTCAATTTCGAAGAAGTAGATAAAGGAGATTCAGTTTTCATAAATACCGGGAAGGTTCATGCGATAGGAGGAGGGATTTTACTTGCAGAAATTCAGCAAACTTCAGATATTACCTATAGAATATATGATTGGGATCGTGTAGATAACGAGGGTAATAGCCGTGAACTACACACAGAACTTGCGCTGGATGCTATAGACTTTGAGAAGAAAGATGATTATAAGCTGGAATATGAGCATGTAGAAAATCAATCTTCAGAAATAGCCAGCTGTGAATACTTCACTACGAACTATCTTCCGGTGAAAGGTAAACTGACAAAAAACCTTTCAAATCTGGATTCTTTTGTTATCTATATGTGTGTTTCCGGCGAAGCTAAAATTACAATCGGTTCTAATTCCGAAGAGCTTGAAGCTGGAGAATCGGTTTTAATCCCAGCAAACACAAATGAAGTGGAGATTTCCGCAGAAAGCGCAGAACTTCTGGAGGTCTATATCAAATAG
- a CDS encoding lipid-A-disaccharide synthase N-terminal domain-containing protein: MNDWIIYLLGFIAQLLFSGRMIAQWLLSEKNKRVVTPQFFWHISLLASFLLFIYGYLRDDFAIMLGQTLTYFIYIRNLQLQGDWNKVNRFVRVFLWIFPLFVVIYGFNNNQYDAAALFRNVDIPMWLLIVGTAGQLIFTLRFIYQWAYSERRKSSSLPLGFWILSLVGSSLIIYYAILREDPVLLAGHSFGVIMYLRNIYIQKNEVKG; the protein is encoded by the coding sequence ATGAACGATTGGATAATTTACCTACTGGGATTTATTGCTCAACTACTTTTTTCAGGGAGAATGATTGCACAATGGTTGCTTTCAGAAAAGAATAAACGAGTGGTTACACCTCAATTCTTCTGGCATATTAGCTTGCTAGCATCTTTCTTATTATTCATATACGGATACCTGAGGGACGATTTTGCCATTATGCTGGGTCAGACGCTTACCTATTTCATATACATCAGGAATTTACAGTTACAGGGAGACTGGAATAAGGTAAATAGGTTTGTAAGAGTTTTTCTCTGGATTTTTCCCTTGTTCGTGGTGATCTATGGGTTTAATAACAATCAGTATGACGCTGCAGCTTTATTTAGAAATGTGGATATTCCAATGTGGTTATTGATCGTGGGAACTGCAGGACAGCTTATATTCACCCTCAGGTTTATCTATCAATGGGCTTATTCTGAAAGAAGAAAATCTTCTTCCTTACCACTTGGCTTCTGGATTCTTAGTTTGGTTGGATCATCTTTGATCATCTACTATGCGATCCTTAGAGAAGACCCTGTGTTACTAGCAGGTCATAGTTTTGGTGTTATTATGTATCTTCGAAATATCTATATTCAGAAGAATGAAGTTAAAGGATAA
- a CDS encoding glycosyltransferase family 39 protein translates to MKLKDNYFLLLLIVCFAIFFVNLDAIFVNIMEARNFATAREMINLDHWIFTTLNNEPRYEKPPLPTWLTAIAMMLFGMKNLIAARLPAAVMGSIVSIFLYKLGFKFTNNSKYAFISGLIGATSFYILFSGRDGQWDIHTHGWMIMAIYFLFQIFQDSGNTMKNAVLSGIFIGCSFLSKGPVSMYALLLPFLISFGFVYRYKSLKHYWKPVLLTVSIALLISASWTIYVYLLDTSAVSKITEKETGRWLDYNVRPFYYYWSFVIQSGIWTIPSFVALLYPYLKNKVFDKKAYTFTLIWTLCAVVLLSIIPEKKSRYLLPVMLPMALNTAFYLEYLFRRFDMIPKKESWIVYFNFGLIALIGLLFPLAGYFYFGQQVQNFLGWYITISVTLFTIGVMILWYLKIRKIKPVFYLTVWFIISVIFFGLPIASKIEKNPAYQSISIIDVYRERMGVKVYEFRGFTPEMIWEYGQPIEILYDGESYIKPAESQFLLLATEEEKEEVIETFEGYTIEKIEEIDMNPVGNKHKERLYRDLYKIDKF, encoded by the coding sequence ATGAAGTTAAAGGATAATTACTTTCTGCTTTTACTGATTGTTTGCTTCGCGATATTCTTTGTGAATCTCGATGCCATTTTTGTAAATATCATGGAAGCAAGAAATTTTGCCACGGCTCGGGAAATGATCAATCTTGATCACTGGATCTTCACGACCCTGAATAATGAACCACGCTATGAGAAACCGCCTTTACCAACGTGGTTAACTGCTATAGCCATGATGCTCTTTGGAATGAAAAACCTGATAGCCGCAAGATTACCAGCCGCTGTCATGGGAAGCATAGTAAGTATCTTTTTGTATAAACTAGGCTTCAAATTTACTAATAATAGCAAGTACGCATTCATTAGCGGACTTATAGGCGCTACCAGTTTTTATATACTCTTTTCAGGTCGGGATGGCCAATGGGATATTCACACTCATGGCTGGATGATCATGGCGATTTATTTTTTGTTCCAGATCTTTCAGGATTCAGGAAATACCATGAAAAATGCTGTTTTAAGCGGAATCTTTATTGGATGTTCTTTTCTAAGTAAAGGTCCGGTATCGATGTATGCGCTTCTTTTACCATTTTTGATCTCTTTTGGCTTCGTATATCGCTATAAAAGTTTAAAACATTACTGGAAGCCAGTATTGCTAACAGTTAGTATAGCACTGCTAATTAGTGCTTCCTGGACGATCTATGTATATCTTCTAGATACCAGCGCGGTGTCTAAGATTACTGAAAAAGAAACGGGACGCTGGTTAGATTATAACGTAAGACCATTTTATTATTACTGGAGTTTTGTGATCCAAAGTGGTATCTGGACCATTCCGAGTTTCGTGGCACTTTTATATCCCTATCTAAAGAATAAAGTTTTTGATAAGAAAGCTTATACGTTTACCCTTATCTGGACTCTTTGCGCAGTAGTCCTTCTATCTATAATACCCGAGAAGAAGTCCAGGTATTTACTTCCAGTTATGCTTCCAATGGCATTGAATACAGCCTTTTATTTAGAGTACTTATTCCGTAGGTTCGATATGATTCCGAAGAAAGAATCCTGGATCGTATATTTCAATTTTGGACTAATTGCGTTGATCGGACTCTTATTTCCGCTTGCGGGATACTTTTATTTTGGTCAGCAGGTTCAGAATTTTCTCGGCTGGTATATTACGATCTCTGTGACCCTATTCACAATTGGAGTCATGATTTTATGGTATTTAAAGATTAGAAAGATCAAACCAGTTTTCTATCTTACCGTATGGTTTATTATTAGTGTCATATTCTTTGGTTTACCTATAGCTTCTAAAATTGAAAAGAACCCAGCATATCAAAGTATTTCTATTATTGATGTTTACAGGGAGCGCATGGGTGTTAAAGTATATGAATTTAGAGGTTTTACTCCGGAAATGATATGGGAATATGGCCAGCCAATAGAAATTCTGTATGATGGAGAAAGTTATATAAAACCTGCAGAGTCTCAGTTTTTGTTACTGGCTACGGAAGAGGAGAAAGAAGAAGTGATCGAAACTTTTGAAGGTTATACTATTGAAAAAATTGAAGAGATCGATATGAATCCTGTTGGTAATAAGCACAAGGAACGGTTATACAGAGATCTTTACAAAATTGACAAATTTTAA
- a CDS encoding DUF1801 domain-containing protein, translating to MKPKTIKIQTSREFEAAFKVYPQLPKKRLLYLRELIIQTAQETQGVVKLDLNLKWSEPAFRSNIGSTLRIDWKSKNPEQYALYFQCSSRLIETFRLLYEPKLRFEGNRAIILNLDQEIPIYELKECIKACLRYHEIKHLKFLGIA from the coding sequence GTGAAACCGAAAACAATAAAGATTCAAACTTCTCGCGAATTCGAAGCTGCTTTTAAAGTTTATCCTCAATTGCCCAAAAAGAGACTCTTATACTTACGTGAACTGATCATTCAAACTGCTCAGGAAACTCAAGGTGTTGTCAAGCTAGATCTTAATTTAAAGTGGAGCGAACCCGCTTTCAGGAGTAATATTGGAAGTACGCTAAGAATAGACTGGAAATCAAAAAATCCCGAACAATATGCACTCTATTTTCAATGCTCCAGCAGGTTGATTGAAACTTTTCGATTATTATACGAACCAAAATTGAGATTTGAAGGAAACAGAGCTATTATTCTTAATTTAGACCAGGAAATACCTATCTATGAACTAAAGGAATGTATTAAAGCTTGCTTGAGGTATCACGAGATCAAACATCTTAAATTTTTAGGTATTGCATAA